The Polaribacter sp. KT25b genome contains the following window.
AACTTAATTAAGAAAACTATCATTAATTACACTAATATTATGAAAGCAAGTTTAACATTAGGAAAAGTATCTAATTTTATAGGACTAGGTTTTTTTACAACATTAAAAGATCTATTTACTGGAAAGCTAGATAAAGAAGATTTTAAAAATTTACTACGCAAGTTTATTGTTCCACTTGCTTCCATTTTATTGTTCTTTCTTTTATGGCATTTAGGGGCAAAATCTTTATACAATATAGAGGCAGAATATAAAATTGAAAAAGCGTTACAAGATCAAGGGCAAGCAGCAGCAGATGCTTTAACAGCTTGTATTGCTTCTGGTGAATCTAGTTGTCAGCCAAATACCTTGCCTTCTCCTAGTCAGGTTTGGGATTCTTTTCAATCTTTATTAAGAGATCATAATATTATTAGTGCAGACAAAGCTGCATTTGCAGAAAAAACTGCAGCTTTAAATGCTAAAAGAATTGCTGCTGGTAAAGATGCAATTGTTTATACGGGTAGACCATCTTTTGTAGATCAAATATATAGAAGTTTACAAACCGTATTTGCAGGTTTTTTATTAGCATTAGTAATTGCTGTTCCTTTAGGAATCTTTATTGGGTTAAGTCCTACTTTAAAAAGTGCTTTTAACTGGTTTATTCAAATCTTTAAACCAGTATCTCCAGTTGTTTGGTACTTGTTAGTTTTTATGATTGTAAAAACGTTACTAATTGGTTCTGCAGATGATAGTTCATTTACAATTTCATTTATAAGTGTTGGTTTATGTTCTATGTGGGCAACTTTAGTAAACACAGCAATGGGAGTTTCTTCTGTAGATAAAGATTATATAAATGTTGCAAAAGTTTTAAAATTAGGAACTTTTCAAAAGATATTTAAAGTAGTATTACCTTCATCTTTACCATTAATTTTTACGGGATTAAAAATCACGTTGTCAGTTGCTTGGATGGTTTTAATTGCCATTGAACTTTTGGCACAGAGTCCAGGTTTAGGATTGTTTGTTTGGGAAGAATTCCAGAATGGAGCTAACGATTCTAATGCAAAAATTATTGTTGCAATGTTTGTTATAGGAATCATTGGTTTCTTGTTAGACAGATTAATGTTAACAATTCAAAACTGGGTTTCATTTGATAAAACTGATGCAATTTAATAATTAGTTCAACAATTAAACATCAAAAAAAATGGCATATTTAGAGCTTAATAATATTTGCAAAACCTATGGAAATGATGGGGATGAAACTGAGGTTTTATCTAATATAAACCTTAAAATAGAAGAAGGTGAATTTGTTGCAATTGTTGGTTTTACAGGAAGTGGAAAAACAACGTTAGTAAATTTAATAAATGGGTTAATAGAACCAACAAGTGGTGAGGTTTTGTTTAAAGGAGAACCTGTAAATGGTACAAGCCATGAAAGAGGAGTTATTTTTCAGAACTACTCATTATTACCTTGGTTAACTGTTGGTCAAAATGTATTTATGGCAGTAAAAGAAGCTTTTCCAAAGAAAAATAAGGCAGCATTAAATGAAATAGTTGCTAATTATGTTGAAATGGTGAGTTTAACACCAGCCATAAATAAAAGACCTAATGAGTTATCAGGTGGAATGCGTCAAAGAGTTGCAGTGGCAAGAGCTTTAGCAATGAAACCAGAGATGATTATTATGGATGAACCTTTAGGTGCTTTAGATGCTTTAACTCGTGGAAATTTACAGGATGAAATTTTAAATATTTGGGGAAAAGATAAAAGAACAGCTTTGTTAATTACAAATGATGTAGATGAAGGAATTTATATGGCAGATAGAATTATTCCATTACGTCCAGGGCCAAATGCAACTTTAGGTCCAGAGTTTAAAATTGATTTAGAGCGTCCTAGAGACAAAACAGAAATGAATGATAATCCTAATTTTAAGAAAACTCGAAATGAAATTATTGAGTATTTAATGGATATTGGAAATGAGCGTAAATCTGTGGCTAAAGAAGAAATAATACTTCCAGATTTAGTTCCTAAGGATTTTGTTAACCAGTTTAAATTTGGAAACTAATGAGTATGATAACAAAAAGTACAACTACCAAAAATGTAATAGAAAACGGCCTTTTTCCTTCTAGTGAAGTGATGTTGGATTTAAAGAACCTAAAAAAAGTATATCCTACTCCAAAAGGTGATTATGTGGTTTTAGAAGATTTGAATCTTCAGATAAAAAAAGAAGAATTTGTTACCATTATTGGGCATTCTGGTTGTGGTAAAACAACGATGCTTTCTATGATTGCAGGATTAAACCCAATTTCTGGAGGAAACATTTCTGTACTTGGTAAACATATAAAAGGACCAGGACCAGATAGAGGTGTTATTTTTCAATCGCCAAGTTTAATGCCATGGATGACTTCTTTACAAAATGTATTGTTAGGCGTAAATCAAGTTTTTCCTGATGCAACAAAAGCACAAAGAAATGATGTTGCAAAATATTATTTACAAAAAGTTGGTTTAGAAGATTCTTTTCATAAAAAAGCAAGCGAATTATCTCAAGGAATGCAGCAAAGAGTTGGTATTGCCAGAGCATTTGCAATTAAACCTAAAGTACTTTTATTAGATGAACCTTTTGGAATGTTAGATTCTTTAACAAGAGGAGAATTACAAGATATATTAATTGAAATCTGGAATAAAGAAAAAATTACTGCTGTAATGATTACTCATGATGTTGATGAAGCCATCTTTTTAGCAGATAGAGTAGTAATGATGACAAGTGGTCCCAAAGCAAAAATAGGAGACATTTTAGATATCAATTTTGAAAGACCAAGAACAAGAAAATCAGTTTTAGAACACGACGATTATTACAAATACAGAAAGCATTTAATAGACTTTCTAGAACATTAAAAAATAAAATAGTGATATTTATAGAGTTAAAAACATCTGATTTGTCATAAATAAGATATTTTTGTCTTTTTATATTGCGCCTTTAAATATATATTAATTTAATACTAAAAATAGAATAAAAATGAAAAAACAATACATAATATTAGCGCTAATGTTGGTGAGTTGTCAGTTTATAAACGCACAATTTACTCTAGATGGAGAATTTAGACCACGTACAGAGTATAGAAATGGATTTGGAAATTTAATAACGGATGGAACAGATGCTGGTTTTGGGATTTCAACAAGAGTAAGACTGAATACAAGTTATATGACAGATAATTATTGGTTTTATGTTAGTTTACAAGATGTAATGGTTTGGGGAGAAAACAGACAGATTTTACCTTACGATCAAAATAATTCTTTTGCAGTTTTTCAAGCTTGGGCAGAACTTAAGTTAGGAGAAAATACATCTACAAGAATTGGTCGTCAAGTTTTATCTTATGATGATCAAAGAATTTTAGGGGGATTAGATTGGGCACAGCAAGGTAGAAATCATGATGCTGCTTTATTAAAACATGTAAAAGGAAACTTTATGTTAGATTTTGCACTAGCATTTAATCAAGATTATTCAAATCCAACTGGTTTTCAGTCAGTAGGAACTGCATACAACACAACAGGTTATTTCTCATATAAAACAATGCAGATGTTATATATGAAACAAAAATGGGATAAAATTACTGGTAGTTTATTACTATTAAATAATGGTTTTCAAGAGTATGATGTTAATAATGCTGCAGATGGAGTAAGTAATTTACAAACATTAGGAACGCATTTAAACTATAAGGAAGGAAAAATTGGTTTAGCTGCAAATGCATATTTACAAACTGGAAAACGTCAAGGAAAAGTTGATGTAAAAGGTGCTTATTTATTAGGTTTAGATGCAACTTATAAAGTAACATCTAAATTAAGTTTAGGTTTAGGTGTAGAGGCTATTAGTGGAAACGATGGTGGAGTTGGGGAAACAGGAGCTTTCTTTCCTTTATATGGAACAAATCATAAGTTTAACGGGTTTATGGATTATTTTTATGTAGGTAATCATGCAAATTCTATTGGTTTAGTAGATTTTCATGTAAGTGCGAATATTTCTTTAAATAAATCTTCAAGTTTAATGGTAAAAGCTCTTAATTTTAGAGGAGAACAAGCGTTAGCAAGTGGAGAAAAATCTTTAGGAACTGAAGTAGATTTAGTTTACAAAAAGAAATTTAAAGGATATGCATTAGTTCTTGGATATTCTCAAATGTTTGCAAGTGATGGAATGTATGAGTTAAAAGGAATTGCAAAAACTGCTGCTGCAGGAACTCAAAATTGGGCTTGGGCAATGTTAGTAATCAAACCAAAATTTTTAACCGGAAAATAATAGTAAAAAACGTTTAAAAACAAAACACCCTTAAAAATTTATAAAATAAATTTTTAAGGGTGTTTTTATTATCTTAATTATTCTTTATAGAGAATAGCTTAAACCAAATAACCAGTAAGATTGTAGTTTATTATCTACAGTATTAAAAGTTTCTGCAGGATTAGAAATTAAAGCATTATTTAAAGCTTCTTGTTTATTTTTTCTTAAACCAAGCTCAAAGCCTAAACCAATTCCTTTCCATATAGTATATCCAAAAGAGTTTGTAAATGTCCAGTTAGAAAAATCACCATCTTTATAGCTTTGAAACATAGATAAGTTAGATTTTACACTTAAACCTCCGTATTTTTTGGTGTAATCTGCTACTATCTTAGCACCTAAAGAAGATTCGAAAATACTACCAGAATTACTGAAAACAAAATTGTAGTTTCCTGGGTGTATTACAACAACTAAATTGTTTGTAGGTGTCCATGTTGCACCTACCCCAAGATCTAAAAATCCAGGATCATTAAAATTATCTATTAAAGTTGTTCTGTATTCTGCTAAACCAGAAATTGCCCATTTTTTATTTAATCTTTTACCATATAAAGAAGAGATTGTAAAAACATCTGTTGCGGTTTCAAAATCTTCATCACCAGTTACACCAGGAGTTTTGTCATCTAACTTTACCCAACCTAAGTTAATTGCCGCAGAGTTTCTCCAGAAAAAATCATTTTGAATTAAGTTGGCATAACCATTAATTGTAACGCCAATATTACCTGCAGATGCATCTGGTGCTGTTCTAGAATACCAATTGTTAAAGCCAGATAAACTAGCACCAATTGTACCAAAAGCACCTTTTCTCCAACCTGGAAGTGCGTCTATTTTGCCTTGTAAAGCTTTTGCTTTTGATTGTAATTTAGCAATTGAATCTTTTTTAGAAGCTAATGTTTTTTTAAGTTCATCAGCAGTTTGTGCGTTTATAGATAAACCTATAAAAACGAACAATAATAGGATTGATAATTTTTTCATTATTAAAATTTAAAATATTTGATTAAGTAATCTTTCTAGTTTAGACCTAAAAAGTTTTAATAAGTCACTTTTTCATGGAAATTATAATTAAGTCCCATACCAAAAAGTTGCCTAAATTGAATTTTTCCAGATGAATTATCATCAATAATTGTATGAAAAGTCATCTGCATTTTTATAAACTTATTTACCTTAAAACGGATATTTGATTGGTAGTCTAAGTCAATGTTTTGAGGGTTTTCTAAATAATCAGAATAGAGAGCTACAATGTTTTCCATTTCTATATTTTCCATCAGAGAAAATTTAGAATATCCTGTAAGATTAAAACCTAAACTAAATACAGAATTTTTGCCTTCTTCTACACCAAATTTTCCAGAAAATTCATCATTTACAAAAGTAAATCTAGCTGTTGCTGGAGCTATATTTACATTTAAATTGTCAGATTTTTTCCAAAGCATTCCTGGTCCATAACTTAAATATGCAGGAGAAAAGAAGTTAGAAACTGGTGTTTTAGGTTCTGTTTTGTAGTTGTAACCTTCTGAGTATTGGGTTTTAAAATTTGTAAAGAAAGAAAAAAACCAATAATCTTTAGATTTTAAACCTAAAAGGGAATTAAATTCAAAACGGTCATCAGTTTTACGATATCCTTTTTCGCTTAAATGGCTTAAACCATAACCGGTTATAATTCTTGTGTCCCAGTTTAAGTTTTTGTGTTTATGATTAATGTCGTAGTTAATATTTATGTTACCAGCAATAGTGTTTTCTCCTCCAGAAACCCAATTGGTAAATGAAGATTGATTAAAAATAAATGCAAATCTTCCTTGTATTTTCCATTTAGGAGTAGGCAGTGGTTCTTTGTCTTTCTTTTTTTGCGCAGAAAAAGTTACTGAAAATAAAATGCAAAAAAGTAAGAAAAAGTTCTTCAAATTTTTATTCTTTGGTATACAAAAATAACAATATCTCATAAAAATTAAAATTATTTTTTAGATTTATAAAGAGGAACTGTAGAACAAGCTTCACCAAACATAATGCTTTTTGCAATTGGTTGTAATTTTGCAATTAAAAAACTGTAAGCAGAATTTGGGATTGGTTTATTTGCACAACCTTTTATAATAACTGGTTTGTCAGCAAAGTCTCTTAAATCTAAAAACTCCATTAATTCTTGATAAATAACAGTTTCAAGCAAAACTAAATCGCCAATAACAACTTTATTTGCATAAGGTGTTAATTCTGATGCTACTAACATAAAAGCCCAAGAAGGAATAATTGCATCTGCAGAACAAGTTATAGCAACAAAAGAATTTTTGTATTCAGACCAATTATGTTCACTAACAGATTTTCTAAAATCTTTTTCTTTTAAAATAATTTCTTGAAATAACCAGTCTTTAATATCTAAAAGAACTCTTTTTCCTTCAGGATAAATTTCCTCAAGATCAAAAGTCATTAGTTTGCTATTAGATACCCTATTTATTATTTCTTCTTGCATTATTAAGGTTTTAAAATTGTTAATTTAATCTATCAGAATTAAATATTTTAACTAAATTAAAGCATTCCTAATTCTAACTTAGCTTCTTCGCTCATCATATCTTGAGTCCAAGTAGGGTCAAAAGTAATTTCAACTTCACAGTCGTTAATTTCTTTTAGTGTTTTTATTTTGTCTTCAACCTCTCTTGGTAAAGATTCTGCAACTGGGCAATTAGGTGATGTTAGTGTCATTAATATTTTTGCATTATTTTCTTCGGATACAAAAACATCATAAATTAAACCTAATTCGTAAATATCTACAGGAATTTCTGGATCAAAAATTGTCTTTAAAACTCTTACAATTTTATCTCCAATTTCTTCTAATTCTTTATCTGTCATTATGTTTATTCTTAATTATTTAATTTTGATTGTTGTGCAATTGCATACATTTTTATTTGTTTTACCATAGACACTAAACCATTTGCTCTGGTTGGCGAAAGATGTTCTTTTAAACCAATTTCATCAATAAAAGTAGTTTCTGCATTTAAAATATCTGTTGGTTTTTGATTTGAAAAAACGCGCAATAATAATGCCACAATTCCTTTGGTTAAAATAGCATCGCTATCTGCAGTAAATTTTATTGTGTTATTATTTAATTCAGAATATAGCCAAACTTTAGATTGGCAGCCTTTTATAAGATTTTCATCTAATTTATATTTATCATCAATAATTGGTAAAGATTTGCCTAGTTCTATAATATATTCATAACGTTCCATCCAATCATCAAACATAGAAAACTCATCAATAATTTCTTCTTGTATTTCTTTGATAGTCATTTTTTAAAGTTATTTTTGCGGCATCGTAGCCGTTTTATTAAAGGGGCAAAAATACGATAAAAAAGCATTTAAATGCTTGTTAAGTATAAAGTAAACTAATAGTTATTCTAGTTAGAATAATATTTAGAAATAGTAATTGATGTATTAAATTCCAATTTTACTTCTTTATTTATAGGTGTTAGAAGTGAAAAAAATAAAAAAAGTAACATGAGTAAATTATTAGCAGTTGGTACTGTAGCATTTGACGCAATTGAAACTCCTTTTGGTAAAACAGATAAAATTCTTGGAGGTTCAGGAACTTTTGTTGGGTTAGCGGCAAGTCAGTTTGGTGTAAAAACAGGAGTTGTTTCTGTTGTTGGTGGAGATTTCCCAGAATCATATTTAAAAATGATGAATGGCAAAGGAATTAATACTGATGGTATTGAAATTATAAAAGAAGGAAAAACTTTTTTCTGGAGTGGAATATATCATAATGATATGAATTCTAGAGATACTTTAATTACAGAATTAAATGTATTAGAAAAATTTGAACCTGTTGTTCCTGCTGATTTTAAAGATGCTGGAATTGTAATGTTGGGTAATTTACACCCATTAACACAAGCATCTGTTTTAGATCAAATGACAGAAAAACCAAAATTAGTAGTTTTAGATACTATGAATTTTTGGATGGATATTGCACTTGAAGATTTACATACTGTTCTTAAAAGAGTAGATGTAATTACCATAAATGATGAAGAAGCTCGTCAATTATCAGGCGAATATTCTTTAGTAAATGCAGCTAAGAAAATCCATGAAATGGGACCAAAATACGTGGTTATTAAAAAAGGAGAACATGGCGCATTGTTATTTAACGATGGCAGTATGTTTTATGCACCGGCTTTACCTTTAGCAGAAGTTTTTGATCCAACAGGAGCAGGAGATACTTTTGCAGGTGGTTTCTGCGGATATTTAGCAAAAACAGAAGATATTTCTTTCGAGAATATGAAAAACGCTATTATTTACGGTTCTAATTTAGCTTCATTTTGTGTAGAGAAATTTGGAACAGAACGAATGCAGGAGCTTACAGCAGATGAAGTTAAAGAGCGTTTGCAAGCGTTTAAAGATTTAACCCAGTTTGATATAACATTATCATAAATAAAAATCCGCGTCTAATAACGCGGATTTTTTTATACATAAAAAACAACAAAACCCCAGTTAAATGAGTGACGCAATTAAACACGAATGCGGAATTGCATTAGTTAGATTAAAAAAACCTTTACAGTTTTACAAGGATAAATATGGTTCTGCTTTTTACGGAATTAACAAAATGTATTTATTGATGGAGAAGCAACATAATCGTGGTCAAGATGGTGCTGGTTTTGCAAGTGTAAAATTTAATGTACAACCTGGTACAAGATATATTAGTAGAGTTCGTTCTAATCAATCGCAACCAATACAAGATATTTTTGCGCAAATAAATGGACGTTTAAATAGTGTTTTAGAAGAAAATCCTGATAAAAAAGACGATGTTGATTGGCAAGAAGAAAACATGCCTTATGTTGGAAATCTGTTTTTAGGACACGTTCGTTACGGTACTTTTGGTAAAAACTCTATAGAAAGTGTACATCCTTTTTTGCGTCAAAGTAATTGGAGACATCAAAACTTAATTGTTGCAGGGAATTTTAATATGACGAATTCTAAACAAATGTTAGAAGAGTTAATAGAGTTAGGTCAGCATCCAAAAGAAAATACAGATACTGTAACTGTTATGGAAAAAATTGGGCACTTTTTAGAAGCAGAAGTTTCTGATTTATATTTAAAAGCTAAAGAACAAGGTTTTAATAAAAAAGATGCATCGCCTTTTATTGAAGAAAATTTAAGTTTAAAAAATATTTTAAAAAGATCATCTAAAAATTGGGATGGTGGTTACGCAATGGCTGGTTTAGTTGGGCATGGAGATGCTTTTGTTTTAAGAGATCCAAACGGTATTAGACCTACCTATTTTTACGAAGATGATGAAGTAGTTGTAGTTGCATCAGAAAGACCAGTTATACAAACTGTTTTTAATGTTAAGATTACTGATGTAAAAGAATTAGAAAGAGGTCATGCGCTAATTATTAAAAAAAGCGGAACTACATCAATTGAAAAAGTTTTAGAGCCTAAAGAAAATAAAGCTTGTTCTTTTGAGCGTATCTATTTTTCTAGAGGAAGTGATGCAGGTATTTATGAAGAACGTAAAAATTTAGGAAAATATGTGTTTCCTAAGATTTTAACTGCAATAGATTCTGATATTTCTAACACCGTTTTTTCTTATATTCCAAACACGGCAGAAACTTCTTTTTATGGAATGACAGAAGCTGCTGAAGATGTTTTAAATGAACAAAAAACAGCAAAAATTTTAGAAGGCGGAAAAAATTTATCCGCAGAAAAAGTTACTCAAATTTTATCAGAAAGAGCACGTTTTGAAAAAATTGCAATTAAAGATGCGAAATTAAGAACTTTTATTGCTGATGATAGTTCTAGAGATGATTTGGTAGAACATGTTTATGATATTACGTATGGTGTTGTAAAACCTACAGATAACTTGGTTATTATTGATGATAGTATTGTGCGTGGAACAACTTTAAAGAAAAGTATTATTAGAATTTTAGATAGATTAGAGCCTAAGAAAATTGTAGTAGTTTCTTCTGCTCCTCAAATTCGTTATCCAGATTGCTATGGAATAGACATGGCAAGAATTGAAGATTTTATTGCCTTTAAAGCTGCATTAGAATTGTTAAAAGATCATAATAAATATCATGTTGTAGCAGATGTTTATCAAAAGTGTAAAAATCAACAAGAGAATGAAGATGTAGAGATTGTAAATTATGTAAAAGAAATTTACAGTTCATTTACTACAGAAGAAATTTCTGCTAAGATTGCTGAAATGTTAAAAACCGAAGATATTAAAGCCGATGTTGAGGTAATTTATCAAACTATAGAAGGTTTGCACAAAGCGTGTCCTGATCATTTAGGTGATTGGTATTTTACAGGTGATTATCCAACTCCTGGAGGTCATAGGGTTGTAAATCAGGCTTATATAAACTTTTATGAAGGGAATTCTAAAAGAGCTTACTAAAAGCTTTTAAAGAGTAAATAGTATAAAAAAAGCATCCAATTTTTGGATGCTTTTTTATGTATTTGAGTTCAAGTAAAATCACTTTTTTACTTGTGAGAAATACTTAAAGTAAAAACGTTACTTATTTTGCAGCTGCATATCTTTTTTCAGCTTCGTTCCAGTTAACTACTTTAAAGAAAGCGTTAATATAATCTGGTCTTCTGTTTTGGTAGTTTAAATAGTAAGCATGCTCCCAAACGTCTAATCCTAAAATAGGAGTTCCGCCACAAGTAACACCTGGCATTAATGGGTTATCTTGGTTTGGAGTAGAACAAACTTCTACTTTTCCTCCTGGTAATACACATAACCAAGCCCAACCAGAACCAAATTGTGTTGCAGCAGCTTTAGAAAAAGCTTCGATAAATGCATCTTTAGAACCAAAAGCAGCTTCGATAGCGTCTTTTAATTCGCCAGATAAATAACCTCTATCTTCTGGATTTAAAACGGTCCAAAATAAAGAATGATTATAAAAACCACCTCCATTGTTTCTTACAGCAGCATTACTCATATCTAAGTTGGTAAGAATATCTTCGATAGATTTTCCTTCTAAATTTGTACCTGCAATTGCGTTGTTTAAATTATTTGTATAACCTTGGTGATGTTTTGTATGGTGTATTTCCATAGTTCTTGCATCAATGTTTGGTTCTAAAGCGTCGTAAGCGTATCCTAATTCTGGTAATTCAAAAGCCATAATTGTATATTTTTTTCTGATTAAATTAATAATTGTTTTACAAATCTAACAATTAAAAAATGGTTTAACAAGTAGATTTCGTTTTGATAATTTATAGTTGAATAGAAAGGATTTATTCTCCATATTCACGCATAAATTCTTCAACTTTATCAACCATATTTTTACTTCCGCAAACAAAAGGTACTCTTTGATGTAATTCTGTTGGCACAACATCCATTGTTCGTGTATAGCCATCAGAAGATTTACCGTTTGCTTGTTCTGCTAAAAAAGCCATTGGATTACATTCATATAATAAACGTAATTTTCCGTTAGGATTTCTAGAACCTTTTGGATACATGTAAATTCCGCCTTTAATCATATTTCTATGAAAATCAGAAACTAAAGAACCAATATATCTACTTGTATAAGGTCTTTCTCCTTCTTCTTCCTGACAATATTTTATGTATTTTTTTATCCC
Protein-coding sequences here:
- a CDS encoding amidophosphoribosyltransferase yields the protein MSDAIKHECGIALVRLKKPLQFYKDKYGSAFYGINKMYLLMEKQHNRGQDGAGFASVKFNVQPGTRYISRVRSNQSQPIQDIFAQINGRLNSVLEENPDKKDDVDWQEENMPYVGNLFLGHVRYGTFGKNSIESVHPFLRQSNWRHQNLIVAGNFNMTNSKQMLEELIELGQHPKENTDTVTVMEKIGHFLEAEVSDLYLKAKEQGFNKKDASPFIEENLSLKNILKRSSKNWDGGYAMAGLVGHGDAFVLRDPNGIRPTYFYEDDEVVVVASERPVIQTVFNVKITDVKELERGHALIIKKSGTTSIEKVLEPKENKACSFERIYFSRGSDAGIYEERKNLGKYVFPKILTAIDSDISNTVFSYIPNTAETSFYGMTEAAEDVLNEQKTAKILEGGKNLSAEKVTQILSERARFEKIAIKDAKLRTFIADDSSRDDLVEHVYDITYGVVKPTDNLVIIDDSIVRGTTLKKSIIRILDRLEPKKIVVVSSAPQIRYPDCYGIDMARIEDFIAFKAALELLKDHNKYHVVADVYQKCKNQQENEDVEIVNYVKEIYSSFTTEEISAKIAEMLKTEDIKADVEVIYQTIEGLHKACPDHLGDWYFTGDYPTPGGHRVVNQAYINFYEGNSKRAY
- a CDS encoding ABC transporter permease, with translation MKASLTLGKVSNFIGLGFFTTLKDLFTGKLDKEDFKNLLRKFIVPLASILLFFLLWHLGAKSLYNIEAEYKIEKALQDQGQAAADALTACIASGESSCQPNTLPSPSQVWDSFQSLLRDHNIISADKAAFAEKTAALNAKRIAAGKDAIVYTGRPSFVDQIYRSLQTVFAGFLLALVIAVPLGIFIGLSPTLKSAFNWFIQIFKPVSPVVWYLLVFMIVKTLLIGSADDSSFTISFISVGLCSMWATLVNTAMGVSSVDKDYINVAKVLKLGTFQKIFKVVLPSSLPLIFTGLKITLSVAWMVLIAIELLAQSPGLGLFVWEEFQNGANDSNAKIIVAMFVIGIIGFLLDRLMLTIQNWVSFDKTDAI
- a CDS encoding DUF3078 domain-containing protein, whose translation is MKKLSILLLFVFIGLSINAQTADELKKTLASKKDSIAKLQSKAKALQGKIDALPGWRKGAFGTIGASLSGFNNWYSRTAPDASAGNIGVTINGYANLIQNDFFWRNSAAINLGWVKLDDKTPGVTGDEDFETATDVFTISSLYGKRLNKKWAISGLAEYRTTLIDNFNDPGFLDLGVGATWTPTNNLVVVIHPGNYNFVFSNSGSIFESSLGAKIVADYTKKYGGLSVKSNLSMFQSYKDGDFSNWTFTNSFGYTIWKGIGLGFELGLRKNKQEALNNALISNPAETFNTVDNKLQSYWLFGLSYSL
- a CDS encoding DUF59 domain-containing protein, yielding MTDKELEEIGDKIVRVLKTIFDPEIPVDIYELGLIYDVFVSEENNAKILMTLTSPNCPVAESLPREVEDKIKTLKEINDCEVEITFDPTWTQDMMSEEAKLELGML
- a CDS encoding PfkB family carbohydrate kinase is translated as MSKLLAVGTVAFDAIETPFGKTDKILGGSGTFVGLAASQFGVKTGVVSVVGGDFPESYLKMMNGKGINTDGIEIIKEGKTFFWSGIYHNDMNSRDTLITELNVLEKFEPVVPADFKDAGIVMLGNLHPLTQASVLDQMTEKPKLVVLDTMNFWMDIALEDLHTVLKRVDVITINDEEARQLSGEYSLVNAAKKIHEMGPKYVVIKKGEHGALLFNDGSMFYAPALPLAEVFDPTGAGDTFAGGFCGYLAKTEDISFENMKNAIIYGSNLASFCVEKFGTERMQELTADEVKERLQAFKDLTQFDITLS
- a CDS encoding DUF3078 domain-containing protein, producing MKNFFLLFCILFSVTFSAQKKKDKEPLPTPKWKIQGRFAFIFNQSSFTNWVSGGENTIAGNININYDINHKHKNLNWDTRIITGYGLSHLSEKGYRKTDDRFEFNSLLGLKSKDYWFFSFFTNFKTQYSEGYNYKTEPKTPVSNFFSPAYLSYGPGMLWKKSDNLNVNIAPATARFTFVNDEFSGKFGVEEGKNSVFSLGFNLTGYSKFSLMENIEMENIVALYSDYLENPQNIDLDYQSNIRFKVNKFIKMQMTFHTIIDDNSSGKIQFRQLFGMGLNYNFHEKVTY
- a CDS encoding ABC transporter ATP-binding protein; its protein translation is MITKSTTTKNVIENGLFPSSEVMLDLKNLKKVYPTPKGDYVVLEDLNLQIKKEEFVTIIGHSGCGKTTMLSMIAGLNPISGGNISVLGKHIKGPGPDRGVIFQSPSLMPWMTSLQNVLLGVNQVFPDATKAQRNDVAKYYLQKVGLEDSFHKKASELSQGMQQRVGIARAFAIKPKVLLLDEPFGMLDSLTRGELQDILIEIWNKEKITAVMITHDVDEAIFLADRVVMMTSGPKAKIGDILDINFERPRTRKSVLEHDDYYKYRKHLIDFLEH
- a CDS encoding DUF2480 family protein, with amino-acid sequence MQEEIINRVSNSKLMTFDLEEIYPEGKRVLLDIKDWLFQEIILKEKDFRKSVSEHNWSEYKNSFVAITCSADAIIPSWAFMLVASELTPYANKVVIGDLVLLETVIYQELMEFLDLRDFADKPVIIKGCANKPIPNSAYSFLIAKLQPIAKSIMFGEACSTVPLYKSKK
- a CDS encoding SufE family protein, translated to MTIKEIQEEIIDEFSMFDDWMERYEYIIELGKSLPIIDDKYKLDENLIKGCQSKVWLYSELNNNTIKFTADSDAILTKGIVALLLRVFSNQKPTDILNAETTFIDEIGLKEHLSPTRANGLVSMVKQIKMYAIAQQSKLNN
- a CDS encoding ABC transporter ATP-binding protein, with product MAYLELNNICKTYGNDGDETEVLSNINLKIEEGEFVAIVGFTGSGKTTLVNLINGLIEPTSGEVLFKGEPVNGTSHERGVIFQNYSLLPWLTVGQNVFMAVKEAFPKKNKAALNEIVANYVEMVSLTPAINKRPNELSGGMRQRVAVARALAMKPEMIIMDEPLGALDALTRGNLQDEILNIWGKDKRTALLITNDVDEGIYMADRIIPLRPGPNATLGPEFKIDLERPRDKTEMNDNPNFKKTRNEIIEYLMDIGNERKSVAKEEIILPDLVPKDFVNQFKFGN
- a CDS encoding alginate export family protein, which translates into the protein MKKQYIILALMLVSCQFINAQFTLDGEFRPRTEYRNGFGNLITDGTDAGFGISTRVRLNTSYMTDNYWFYVSLQDVMVWGENRQILPYDQNNSFAVFQAWAELKLGENTSTRIGRQVLSYDDQRILGGLDWAQQGRNHDAALLKHVKGNFMLDFALAFNQDYSNPTGFQSVGTAYNTTGYFSYKTMQMLYMKQKWDKITGSLLLLNNGFQEYDVNNAADGVSNLQTLGTHLNYKEGKIGLAANAYLQTGKRQGKVDVKGAYLLGLDATYKVTSKLSLGLGVEAISGNDGGVGETGAFFPLYGTNHKFNGFMDYFYVGNHANSIGLVDFHVSANISLNKSSSLMVKALNFRGEQALASGEKSLGTEVDLVYKKKFKGYALVLGYSQMFASDGMYELKGIAKTAAAGTQNWAWAMLVIKPKFLTGK